In Mugil cephalus isolate CIBA_MC_2020 chromosome 20, CIBA_Mcephalus_1.1, whole genome shotgun sequence, the following are encoded in one genomic region:
- the LOC124998454 gene encoding trinucleotide repeat-containing gene 6B protein-like codes for MEDKKKKKEDKKKREASQKVPEQKIKVPESAKPSCSQPLATPGSVSPSPGPVAPSSPSPGAAGVSAQVPPGGGNNAKQRTAVANGQPSSSPSGSQTSQQQQRYMSREVPPRFRCQQDHKVLLKRGQPPLSSMLLGGGEGGAGGVGGGSGWAAGPPLSSQGAENPNANAAGGTDSNMGSSSPSPPNSSSLCVAALSSSSTTTTTSTYANSTWGAGSGSQSSSQGCGKVIVDGTDLEDWPSIIGGANMSSDGTGGGGQEQECPGNNNNSSASWSERNIQQKGGALGGGGGGGGAGNTDNPSPPRSSPLSPSSSLNECVQSSGGVWASSTSSQVEAGLGSAAFYNSKVSHLLPGPQESPMGGSSNSSSVPGANFNPSVNPSAWPALVQSGTPTSAGDSLPLHSSITSASSFSASTTLITTHTLSSVNQTGLHQQHSETAVGARSGEQQQQHLGNPGPELGSGGGAREAGPNQEGGNEGDCGVASEGEGSGNLSGSSSSSSAASSSWRSMPPVSTDLGPGASQADGWGGGGGTGAQGQEGNVWGFGGQGDKAAWGRGNGGGSTTPVVSQGAWEGSSSEAVWGGTAGGSSNLAIGSGKGVDGGSNASSGGNGGSSVEDSASPKFATMTKAWDNQKGIESGEGAVGEWGGGGGGGGGGHGGGTGGGGPSSSSGGGSTAGSGGGGSGSEQQQERSSSARNRANQTSNAEVALLSMLNRSDLDPRVLSNTGWGQTQIRQNVAWDLDPTMAAANRNERNSSSSSAFSSATMNTSVSHSPGYPSNTGPVTNDTSAGSHAAGLSCGPATGRDGWEGGATQSTGAPLKPSSTVRKPGSPDEDIEGSQGKAAGGWGDPPPENKGKGWGTDEQQWGDHRGGGGGGGGGGGGGNWREFGEQGSGWADGPEDKGTGGWKGPGRGETSGWGGDWGKRDSAPGGGWGDGRGRGGSNSEEGSSWGNLDEGGSQRGGGGGGGGGGGGWGGGDVGGGKSHQDWGSAKPHTAAAQIPNSQVAPMKAPNQQPHQSQGQQPPGGPMQGGWNSRSNLGGGGPPLKNQNQSSGWTSGPIPQISGGGGDSLEPSGWEEPSPQSISRKMEIDDGTSAWGDPTRYNTKNVNLWDKNSSAPGQQAPPPPPMQQQPPRRQQGMQHGGNTNSGNGAAGPGPGMWGGGAQSVDNGTAAWGQTSEAATGWGDPDEPSKNSGWGNPSPIPNKPVPKSMESWGGKGDGSIAASRHPSWDEEDDGGGGGGVWNSAGSQGSGSSFNSGGWGQTHGGKRGNIKSGGGDSWMNPVSRQFSNMGLLGDDPGVDKKMEGDKRGMTDYNGDMRRGGRGGGGYRMPGSKDMGPVDVGPYGEKMGGHGGVFVGSGGGMPQPRGMHQPGMHPMNPSQGLRAQVPHQFLSAQVPGPMLKQMPSPGGSVGGVVGGVGGVGGVGSVGGVGGVGGVGGVGGVGGVGGGVFPPQISPQQLAMLSNIYPHVQQFHLACQLVIQQQQQQQQQQQQLLQNQRKFPQHVRQQADPQQLARIMAILQQRQQGGVGGAATGGGSSKLSPSHLGGGLSKQAMVDPLPHTGLGGPLSDLHAKTQGMYSGLTPGVNLSGLELGPMMGGMKDMGGQQSRFKWMMEGHSPAPSPPDTALHKNGPLPSNIKVRGGSPYSQYDMLGSDGLGIPPQGSADNWHRTPGSKMGNKPATSSWPPEFQPGVPWKGIQTSGDPESDPYMTPGSVLGSPGSPSLNDSDHQLLRDNIGPNPSLNTSLPSPGAWPYSASDSHLSNAHSTGKYSEYKPSWPPEPIGQNKLWKTNRNSSQLPRPPPGLTNQKQASPSPWGTGGPRLAQSWGGGGINQESRFGPGSAWSDGVASRGSCWLLLSNLTPQIDGSTLRTICMQHGPLLTFHLGLTQGSALIRYSSRQEAAKAQGALHMCVLGNTTILAEFVSEEEVARYFAHSQAGGAEGAGSGGAAASGALGSSGSGTAVASSGGSSPGSERAAVGTSSGGNGGGGGAGGGGGGGGGGAGDGGGTGLAGVRSSGSSWQNIENMGNPSETSSAQGSGLGIFSQWSTNGAGEGGGVGGVESGRSGLWGGMTAGYPGSSGGSSLWGAPQMEERHQMDSPAGLLPGDLLGGGADSM; via the exons tgCCAGAATCAGCCAAGCCCTCCTGTTCCCAGCCACTCGCCACCCCAGGCTCAGTGTCCCCCAGCCCTGGCCCTGTCGCCCCCTCATCCCCCAGTCCTGGTGCAGCTGGGGTTTCTGCCCAAGTTCCTCCTGGTGGCGGGAACAATGCAAAGCAGCGGACTGCTGTGGCCAACGgacagccctcctcctccccctctggaAGTCAGacctcgcagcagcagcagcgatacATGTCTAGAGAGGTTCCACCGAGATTTCGCTGCCAGCAGGACCACAAAGTGCTACTGAAGAGGGGCCAGCCACCACTGTCCTCCATGCTGCTcggaggaggtgaagggggTGCGGGAGGGGTCGGAGGTGGCAGTGGCTGGGCAGCCGGGCCACCTCTTTCCTCGCAGGGAGCAGAAAACCCCAATGCAAATGCAGCTGGAGGCACAG ATTCCAACATGGGTTCATCCTCCCCTTCACCCCCCAACTCATCCTCATTATGTGTCGCTGCTCTGtcgtcttcttctactactactactacttcaaCTTATGCAAATTCCACATGGGGGGCGGGCTCTGGCAGCCAGTCCTCTTCTCAGGGCTGCGGGAAGGTGATTGTGGACGGGACTGACCTGGAGGACTGGCCCAGCATCATAGGTGGGGCCAACATGAGCTCTGACGGGACTGGCGGAGGGGGACAGGAGCAAGAATGCCCcggtaacaacaacaacagtagtGCCTCATGGAGCGAGAGAAACATCCAGCAGAAGGGAGGAGCactaggaggaggaggaggaggaggaggagcagggaacACGGACAATCCTTCCCCACCTcgttcttctcctctttcccccTCTTCCTCACTTAATGAATGTGTTCAGTCAAGCGGTGGTGTGTGGGCCTCTTCCACCTCGTCTCAGGTGGAGGCAGGGCTCGGATCAGCAGCATTTTACAATTCCAAAGTCTCCCATCTTCTTCCTGGGCCTCAGGAGAGTCCCATGGgtggcagcagcaacagcagcagcgtccCTGGTGCCAATTTCAACCCCAGCGTGAACCCCTCCGCTTGGCCCGCCCTGGTGCAGAGTGGGACACCGACTTCAGCCGGCGACAGCCTTCCTCTACACTCGTCCATTACTTCAGCTTCCTCATTCTCTGCCAGCACCACCCTCATCACCACTCACACTCTCTCATCTGTGAATCAAACTGGcctccaccagcagcactcTGAAACAGCTGTGGGAGCCAGGAGTGgcgaacagcagcagcagcacttagGAAACCCAGGGCCAGAGCTGGGTTCAGGCGGCGGGGCACGAGAAGCAGGACCAAATCAGGAGGGTGGCAACGAGGGGGACTGTGGCGTCGCAAGCGAAGGAGAAGGGAGCGGTAATCTTTCTGGctcttcgtcttcctcctctgctgcctcttcttcttggAGATCAATGCCTCCGGTGTCCACTGACCTCGGTCCAGGTGCCTCCCAGGCAGAcgggtggggaggaggaggagggactggAGCTCAGGGGCAGGAAGGGAATGTTTGGGGCTTTGGTGGCCAGGGTGACAAGGCAGCATGGGGCAGGGGAAACGGCGGTGGTTCAACTACCCCAGTGGTATCTCAGGGAGCGTGGGAAGGAAGCAGCTCAGAAGCAGTGTGGGGTGGCACTGCAGGAGGTTCGAGTAATTTAGCAATAGGAAGTGGGAAAGGTGTAGACGGGGGCAGTAACGCGAGCAGCGGAGGTAATGGTGGCAGCAGCGTGGAGGACTCGGCCTCACCAAAGTTTGCAACTATGACAAAAGCTTGGGACAATCAGAAAGGGATAGAAAGTGGGGAGGGTGCGGTTGGGGAgtggggtggaggaggaggaggaggaggaggaggacatggtgGAGGTACTGGAGGTGGAGGACCGTCGTCCTCCAGTGGAGGAGGATCCACAGCTGgaagtggtggaggagggagcggGAGcgaacagcagcaggagcgaTCCTCGTCTGCTCGCAACCGCGCCAACCAGACCTCCAACGCTGAAGTGGCCTTACTGAGCATGCTCAATCGATCTGACCTGGACCCCAGGGTTCTGTCCAACACCGGCTGGGGTCAGACCCAGATCCGGCAGAACGTGGCCTGGGACCTGGACCCCACAATGGCAGCGGCGAACAGAAACGAAAGAAACAGTTCATCTTCCTCTGCATTCTCATCAGCAACCATGAACACTAGCGTCAGTCACAGCCCTGGGTACCCGTCTAACACTGGTCCGGTAACTAATGACACATCAGCTGGTAGCCACGCGGCCGGCCTCAGCTGTGGTCCCGCTACAGGGAGGGATGGCTGGGAGGGCGGCGCCACACAGTCTACTGGTGCTCCCCTCAAGCCTAGCAGCACCGTGAGGAAGCCAGGGTCGCCAGACGAAGACATCGAGGGCAGCCAGGGAAAGGCAGCTGGAGGCTGGGGTGACCCCCCACCTGAAAACAAGGGCAAAGGATGGGGCACTGACGAACAACAGTGGGGGgatcacagaggaggaggaggaggaggaggaggtggaggagggggaggaaactGGAGGGAATTTGGAGAACAGGGTAGTGGATGGGCAGATGGCCCAGAGGATAAAGGAACAGGAGGGTGGAAGGGCCCAGGAAGAGGGGAGACAAGTGGTTGGGGAGGAGACTGGGGAAAGAGAGACTCTGCACCGGGAGGTGGGTGGGGAGATGGACGAGGTAGAGGTGGAAGCAACTCCGAAGAGGGATCTTCCTGGGGTAACCTGGACGAAGGGGGATctcagcgaggaggaggaggaggtggaggaggaggaggaggagggtggggagggggagatgTGGGTGGAGGCAAATCCCACCAGGACTGGGGGAGCGCCAAAccccacacagcagcagcacagatacCAAACAGCCAAGTGGCACCAATGAAAGCTCCAAATCAACAGCCGCACCAATCACAGGGCCAGCAACCACCAGGAGGTCCCATGCAAGGAGGGTGGAACAGCCGGTCCAACCTTGGAGGTGGAGGTCCACCTTTGAAGAATCAGAACCAAAGTTCGGGCTGGACCTCCGGCCCAATCCCCCAGATCTCCGGGGGCGGGGGTGACTCTCTGGAGCCCAGCGGCTGGGAGGAACCTTCCCCTCAGTCCATCAGTCGCAAAATGGAAATAGACGATGGCACTTCAGCCTGGGGAGACCCGACTCGCTACAACACCAAGAATGTGAACTTGTGGGACAAGAACAGTTCTGCGCCGGGCCAGCAGGCCCCGCCGCCGCCACCAATGCAGCAACAACCCCCTAGACGGCAGCAGGGGATGCAGCATGGCGGCAACACAAACTCTGGCAACGGCGCAGCGG gtccaggtccgggtaTGTGGGGAGGAGGTGCACAATCTGTGGATAACGGTACTGCTGCTTGGGGTCAGACGTCGGAGGCAGCCACAGGTTGGGGTGATCCCGACGAACCCAGCAAAAACTCTGGCTGGGGGAACCCTTCACCGATCCCTAATAAACCTG TCCCCAAGTCGATGGAGAGctggggagggaagggagacGGCTCCATTGCGGCCTCGCGTCACCCGAGCTGggacgaggaggacgacggcggcggcggcggaggtgTCTGGAACAGCGCTGGCTCCCAGGGTAGCGGCTCCTCCTTCAACTCTGGAGGCTGGGGTCAAACTCACGGAGGAAAGAGGGGCAACATCAAG agtggaggaggagacagctGGATGAACCCTGTGTCACGCCAGTTTTCAAACATGGGTCTTCTG GGCGATGATCCAGGTGTGGACAAAAAGATGGAAGGAGACAAGAGGGGAATGACTGACTATAACGGAGACATGCGGAGAGGTGGCCGAGGCGGAGGAGGTTACCGCATGCCTGGTTCCAAAGACATGGGTCCTGTCGACGTGGGGCCCTACGGTGAAAAG ATGGGCGGCCATGGGGGAGTGTTTGTTGGCAGCGGCGGAGGGATGCCTCAGCCTCGGGGGATGCACCAGCCTGGCATGCATCCGATGAACCCCTCCCAGGGGTTACGTGCTCAAGTGCCTCATCAGTTCCTGTCCGCTCAG GTGCCGGGTCCCATGCTGAAGCAGATGCCCTCTCCTGGTGGCAGCGTCGGGGGAGTAGTCGGCGGAGTGGGAGGTGTCGGTGGCGTTGGAAGTGTCGGAGGAGTTGGAGGGGTCGGAGGGGTCGGCGGGGTCGGCGGGGTCGGCGGGGTCGGTGGAGGAGTGTTCCCTCCTCAGATTTCCCCTCAGCAGCTAGCGATGCTGAGCAACATTTACCCCCATGTGCAGCAGTTCCATCTG GCCTGTCAACTTGTTatacaacaacagcagcagcagcagcagcagcagcagcagctcctgcagaACCAGAGGAAGTTCCCTCAGCATGTCAGGCAGCAGGCTGACCCGCAGCAG CTGGCGAGGATTATGGCTAttctgcagcagaggcagcagggtGGCGTCGGAGGAGCAGCGACAGGTGGAGGCAGCTCAAAACTGTCCCCCTCTCACCTGGGGGGAGGCCTCTCCAAACAGGCTATGGTTGACCCCCTTCCACATACTGGACTCGGGGGACCACTATCAGACCTTCATGCCAAAACGCAAGGGATGTACTCCG GGCTTACACCCGGGGTGAACCTGTCGGGACTGGAGCTCGGTCCCATGATGGGAGGGATGAAGGACATGGGAGGGCAGCAGTCCCGCTTCAAATGGATGATGGAGGGACACTCTCCGGCTCCCTCTCCCCCCGACACAGCCCTTCACAAGAACG GCCCTTTACCCAGTAATATAAAGGTTAGAGGAGGGTCCCCGTACTCCCAGTATGACATGCTGGGCAGTGACGGTTTAGGGATCCCCCCTCAGGGCTCCGCAGACAACTGGCACCGGACCCCTGGGAGCAAAATGGGGAACAAACCGGCCACATCGAGCTGGCCTCCAG AGTTCCAGCCTGGCGTTCCCTGGAAGGGGATACAGACCAGCGGAGACCCAGAGTCTGATCCCTACATGACCCCTGGTAGTGTTCTGGGCTCCCCAGGATCCCCGAGCCTCAACGACTCCGACCACCAGTTACTGCGAGACAACATAG GGCCAAACCCCTCCCTCAACACCTCGCTGCCTTCACCTGGTGCCTGGCCCTACAGTGCCTCAGACAGCCACCTCAGCAATGCACACAGCACAG GAAAGTACTCCGAGTACAAGCCCAGCTGGCCCCCAGAGCCCATCGGACAAAACAAGTTGTGGAAGACCAATCGCAACAGCTCGCAGCTGCCACGCCCCCCTCCCGGCCTGACCAATCAGAAGCAGGCCTCGCCCTCCCCCTGGGGCACCGGAGGTCCACGGTTGGCCCAGagctggggaggaggtgggattAATCAAGAGTCGAGGTTTGGGccag GCTCAGCTTGGAGCGACGGTGTTGCTTCCAGAGGCAGCTGCTGGTTGCTGCTGAGCAACCTGACCCCCCAG ATTGACGGCTCCACGCTGAGGACTATCTGTATGCAGCACGGCCCCCTGCTGACCTTCCACCTCGGCCTGACCCAGGGCAGCGCTCTCATTCGTTACAGCAGCCGGCAGGAAGCAGCCAAGGCCCAGGGTGCACTGCACAT GTGCGTTCTGGGCAACACCACAATCCTGGCGGAGTTTGTAAGTGAAGAAGAAGTCGCTCGCTATTTTGCACATTCCCAGGCTGGAGGGGCGGAGGGGGCGGGCTCAGGCGGAGCGGCAGCTAGCGGAGCGCTAGGCTCGTCTGGATCGGGCACAGCCGTGGCCAGCAGCGGAGGGAGCTCTCCGGGGAGCGAGCGGGCGGCGGTGGGCACATCTTCAGGTGGAAACGGCGGCGgtggaggagcgggaggaggaggaggtggaggaggaggaggagcgggggaCGGCGGAGGGACGGGTCTGGCCGGCGTGAGGTCCTCCGGGTCCAGCTGGCAGAACATCGAGAATATGGGCAACCCTTCAGAAACCTCCTCGGCCCAAGGATCCGGGCTGGGGATCTTTTCCCAGTGGAGCACCAACGgggcgggggagggagggggcgtcGGGGGAGTGGAGTCCGGGAGGTCCGGGCTGTGGGGGGGCATGACTGCGGGATACCccggcagcagcggcggcagcagcctGTGGGGGGCGCCGCAAATGGAGGAGAGGCACCAAATGGACAGCCCTGCCGGACTGTTGCCCGGCGACCTGCTGGGGGGAGGAGCTGACTCCATGTGA
- the LOC124998461 gene encoding casein kinase I, whose amino-acid sequence MELRVGNKYRLGRKIGSGSFGDIYLGANIATGEEVAIKLECVKTKHPQLHIESKFYKMMQGGVGIPSIKWCGAEGDYNVMVMELLGPSLEDLFNFCSRKFSLKTVLLLADQMISRIEYIHSKNFIHRDVKPDNFLMGLGKKGNLVYIIDFGLAKKYRDARTHQHIPYRENKNLTGTARYASINTHLGIEQSRRDDLESLGYVLMYFNLGSLPWQGLKAATKRQKYERISEKKMSTPIEVLCKGYPSEFSTYLNFCRSLRFDDKPDYSYLRQLFRNLFHRQGFSYDYVFDWNMLKFGASRTAEDGDRERRAGDDRDERIGGAPRGSASRGLPPGPNPGAPNRVRNGPEQAISNPASRVQQSGNTSPRAISRAERERKVSMRLHRGAPANVSSSDLTARHDQSRISTSQVSVPFEHMGK is encoded by the exons ATGGAGCTGAGAGTGGGGAACAAGTACCGGCTCGGGCGAAAGATAGGGAGCGGTTCCTTCGGAGACATTTACCTCG GTGCCAACATTGCCACCGGTGAGGAAGTGGCCATCAAGCTGGAATGTGTCAAGACCAAACACCCACAGCTGCACATCGAGAGCAAGTTCTACAAGATGATGCAAGGAGGAG TGGGTATTCCATCCATAAAGTGGTGCGGTGCAGAGGGAGACTACAACGTCATGGTGATGGAGCTTCTCGGCCCCAGTCTGGAGGACCTCTTCAACTTCTGCTCTCGGAAGTTCAGCCTAAAAACTGTCCTGCTTCTGGCAGATCAGATG aTCAGCCGCATCGAGTACATCCACTCCAAGAACTTCATCCATCGAGACGTGAAGCCCGACAACTTCCTGATGGGCCTCGGCAAGAAGGGCAACCTGGTGTACATCATCGACTTCGGCCTGGCCAAGAAGTACCGGGACGCCCGCACGCACCAGCACATCCCCTACAGGGAGAACAAGAACCTGACGGGCACCGCGCGCTACGCCTCCATCAACACGCACCTGGGAATCG AGCAGTCCAGACGTGATGACCTGGAGTCCCTCGGCTACGTCCTCATGTACTTCAACCTGGGCTCGCTCCCGTGGCAGGGCCTGAAGGCTGCGACCAAGAGACAGAAGTACGAACGCATCAGCGAGAAGAAAATGTCCACGCCCATCGAGGTTCTGTGCAAAGGTTACCCTT CCGAGTTCTCCACGTACCTGAACTTTTGCCGTTCACTTCGCTTCGACGACAAACCCGACTACTCGTACCTACGACAGCTCTTCAGGAATCTGTTCCACCGACAGGGCTTCTCTTACGACTACGTCTTTGACTGGAACATGCTCAAATTT gGTGCCAGTCGGACGGCTGAGGACGGGGACCGGGAGAGGAGGGCGGGGGACGACAGGGACGAGCGGATCGGAGGAGCCCCCAGGGGGTCTGCGTCCCGGGGCCTCCCTCCAGGTCCCAATCCTGGAGCTCCCAACAGGGTCAGGAACGGGCCGGAGCAAGCCATCTCTAACCCCGCCTCACGGGTGCAGCAGTCCG GCAACACGTCGCCACGCGCGATCTCTCGTGCGGAGCGGGAGAGGAAGGTGAGCATGCGGCTCCACCGCGGGGCTCCCGCCAACGTATCGTCCTCTGACCTCACGGCGCGTCACGACCAGTCGAGAATTTCTACGTCACAG GTCAGCGTGCCGTTTGAGCACATGGGGAAGTAG